In a genomic window of Chryseobacterium sp. G0162:
- the gcvH gene encoding glycine cleavage system protein GcvH yields the protein MNTPSELKYTKDHEWINIEGNVATIGITDFAQGELGDIVYVDVDTVDDDLNGGDVFGSVEAVKTVSDLFLPIAGKVIEFNSELEDQPELLNTDPYGDGWIIKLEVADGADLSELLSADDYKAIIG from the coding sequence ATGAACACACCATCAGAATTAAAGTACACTAAAGATCACGAATGGATCAATATCGAAGGTAATGTTGCTACAATTGGTATTACAGACTTTGCTCAGGGAGAACTTGGAGACATTGTTTATGTAGACGTAGATACAGTAGATGATGATCTTAATGGTGGCGACGTTTTCGGAAGTGTAGAAGCAGTAAAAACTGTTTCAGACTTATTCTTACCTATTGCAGGAAAAGTTATCGAATTCAACTCAGAATTGGAAGACCAGCCAGAATTGTTAAATACAGACCCTTATGGAGACGGATGGATCATCAAATTAGAAGTTGCTGATGGAGCAGACCTTTCTGAATTACTTTCTGCAGACGATTACAAAGCGATCATTGGATAA